The Chitinophagaceae bacterium genome window below encodes:
- a CDS encoding cupin domain-containing protein, which translates to MTEKVNIEQKLSLFSDYFSPKIAGELNGQHVKLVKFKGEFVWHKHDNEDELFYVLKGSFNMEFRDKTVVINEHEFLIVPRGVEHRPVAEQEVSVMLFEPATTLNTGDAESDLTKEVLDRI; encoded by the coding sequence ATGACAGAAAAAGTAAACATTGAACAAAAGCTTTCCTTATTCTCTGATTATTTCAGCCCGAAAATTGCCGGCGAGCTGAATGGACAACACGTAAAACTGGTAAAATTTAAAGGAGAATTTGTATGGCACAAACACGATAATGAAGATGAGCTATTTTATGTACTGAAGGGAAGTTTCAACATGGAGTTCAGGGATAAAACAGTTGTAATAAACGAACATGAATTTTTAATTGTACCAAGAGGAGTTGAACACAGACCGGTGGCTGAACAGGAAGTTTCTGTTATGCTGTTTGAACCAGCAACAACTTTAAATACCGGCGATGCAGAAAGTGATTTGACAAAAGAAGTGTTAGACAGGATTTAA
- a CDS encoding SRPBCC family protein, translating into MKILSYILFLIVGIIALILLIALFVKKEFRLEKQVIIQKPKQEVFDYLKMIRNQEHYSVWVMRDPKINIVYTGTDGTVGFISSWSSDDKNVGVGAQEIMELKEGESMKVEIRFKKPFEGTNYATTTVSAVDGGNTKVSTVFTGKSKYPMNIMNPFMNKLVGKDMEQNFENLKANLEKK; encoded by the coding sequence ATGAAAATTCTCAGCTACATCTTATTCCTTATTGTTGGCATTATTGCACTTATTCTTTTGATTGCCCTCTTTGTAAAAAAAGAGTTTAGGCTGGAAAAACAGGTCATCATTCAAAAACCAAAACAGGAAGTGTTTGATTACCTGAAAATGATCAGGAACCAGGAACATTACAGTGTATGGGTAATGAGAGATCCAAAGATCAATATTGTGTACACAGGCACTGATGGCACAGTTGGTTTTATCTCTTCCTGGTCAAGTGATGATAAGAATGTGGGAGTTGGTGCGCAGGAAATTATGGAACTGAAAGAAGGAGAAAGTATGAAAGTGGAAATCCGTTTTAAAAAACCATTTGAAGGAACGAATTATGCAACCACCACTGTAAGTGCGGTTGATGGCGGTAACACAAAAGTATCAACAGTGTTCACCGGCAAATCAAAATATCCCATGAATATTATGAACCCGTTCATGAACAAATTAGTGGGGAAAGATATGGAGCAGAACTTCGAAAACCTGAAAGCGAATCTTGAAAAAAAATAA
- a CDS encoding pentapeptide repeat-containing protein, whose protein sequence is MTKIEFYKAYEDGERYFTSLDFEYLDGFTNKDFSNIIFENCFLYLDFRGSDLTNAQFLNCNIKKIDLRNTNLTGALIKNCLTESAMFKDAIVKDFKFIGNYYYGLTIGQKEFDEKLINQGEFRE, encoded by the coding sequence ATGACAAAAATTGAATTCTATAAAGCATACGAAGACGGTGAAAGATATTTTACCAGCTTAGACTTTGAATACTTAGACGGATTTACCAACAAAGATTTTTCTAATATTATTTTTGAGAATTGTTTTTTATATCTTGATTTCCGAGGAAGTGACTTAACAAATGCACAATTCCTCAATTGCAACATTAAGAAAATTGATTTAAGAAACACCAATCTAACAGGCGCACTGATAAAAAATTGCTTAACAGAATCAGCAATGTTTAAAGATGCGATCGTAAAAGATTTTAAATTTATCGGCAACTATTATTACGGGTTAACCATTGGTCAAAAAGAATTTGATGAAAAGCTAATTAACCAGGGAGAATTCAGGGAATAG
- a CDS encoding DUF1851 domain-containing protein: protein MGHDNAIYWLQTDSGDLTKVAEDLQQYQQFLDDEEKTDNWFLPSLIEKLLIAGKVLKDNEIYSYKKLPVIGGEYSIENIEPTDMRVHFAFSGQICEHIKDLPDGTKVKIKVEK, encoded by the coding sequence TTGGGTCATGACAATGCTATTTACTGGCTTCAAACTGATAGTGGCGACTTAACTAAGGTTGCTGAAGATCTGCAACAGTATCAACAATTCTTGGACGACGAAGAAAAGACTGATAATTGGTTTCTTCCTTCACTTATCGAAAAATTATTAATTGCAGGAAAGGTTTTAAAGGATAACGAAATTTATAGCTATAAAAAATTACCAGTTATTGGTGGTGAATATTCTATTGAAAATATTGAACCTACCGACATGCGTGTTCATTTTGCATTCAGTGGTCAGATATGCGAGCATATAAAAGATTTGCCTGACGGAACTAAAGTAAAAATCAAAGTTGAAAAATAA
- a CDS encoding DNA alkylation repair protein, protein MPTVKTAKTVSKTSVDVTAKQFVERLTKMQSATELKKIQRYFKSGEGEYGEGDQFIGVKMGSLFALAKEFSEMSIREIEKLLESPIHEVRAGAVSIMDKASRSKKITESRRKEFYTLYMKRHDRINNWDLVDLGCLHMTGSYLFDKPRKVLYKLASSKNMWERRTAILSTCYFIRQGETDDTFKIAEMLLKDKEDLVHKGTGWMLRFAGDKDRKKLLEFLDKYSASMPRTLLRYSIEKLDKKQREYYLNKKKEGQK, encoded by the coding sequence ATGCCAACCGTTAAAACAGCGAAAACAGTCAGTAAAACATCAGTTGATGTTACTGCAAAGCAATTTGTTGAACGGTTAACAAAGATGCAATCGGCAACTGAACTGAAAAAGATACAGCGCTATTTTAAATCGGGTGAAGGTGAGTATGGGGAAGGCGATCAGTTTATAGGTGTGAAAATGGGCAGCCTTTTTGCATTGGCAAAAGAGTTTAGTGAAATGTCCATCAGGGAGATTGAAAAATTACTGGAGAGTCCCATTCATGAAGTTAGAGCAGGTGCAGTGAGTATTATGGACAAGGCATCACGCAGTAAAAAAATAACGGAGAGCAGAAGAAAAGAATTTTATACACTGTACATGAAACGCCACGACAGGATCAACAACTGGGACCTGGTTGATTTGGGATGTTTGCATATGACAGGCAGTTATTTGTTTGATAAGCCACGCAAAGTTCTTTACAAGCTGGCAAGTTCAAAAAATATGTGGGAACGGAGAACAGCGATCCTCAGCACCTGTTATTTCATCAGGCAGGGCGAAACAGATGATACGTTTAAGATTGCTGAGATGCTGTTGAAAGACAAAGAAGATTTAGTGCATAAGGGAACTGGATGGATGCTGCGTTTTGCAGGTGATAAAGACAGGAAAAAACTGCTGGAATTTTTAGATAAGTATTCAGCCTCGATGCCCCGCACTTTACTTCGTTACTCCATTGAAAAATTAGATAAAAAACAAAGGGAGTATTATTTAAACAAAAAGAAAGAAGGTCAGAAGTAA
- the mqnE gene encoding aminofutalosine synthase MqnE translates to METGLEALIKGNRVDSSLQAIAEKIYNKERITEADGLLLFEKGSLPFLGALANHVRERLHGDATYFNRNFHIEPTNLCVFSCNFCSYSKIYAKKEEGWELSIEQMLHMVQKYDGIPVTEVHIVGGVHPKMDLQFFADLLKAIKDHRPEIHIKAFTAVEYDYMFRKAKVSVEEGLKTLISHGLDSIPGGGAEIFHPEIREKICADKVDGDGWLKIHETAHKLGLHSNATMLYGHVEKYWHRIDHMNRLRNLQDETNGFQTFIPLKFRNMDNDMSHIAESTVVEDMKMYAIARLFLDNFPHLKAYWPMLGRHNAQMTLSFGVNDIDGTIDDTTKIYSMAGSEEQSPAMTTEQLVALIKQVKRKPVERDTLYNVVKDYSEVELAGETGFSTN, encoded by the coding sequence AACGCATTACCGAAGCCGACGGATTACTGTTATTTGAAAAAGGAAGTCTCCCCTTTCTTGGCGCACTGGCCAATCATGTGCGTGAACGCCTGCATGGCGATGCCACTTATTTCAACCGCAACTTTCATATAGAACCCACCAACCTTTGTGTGTTCAGCTGTAACTTTTGTTCTTACTCCAAGATATATGCAAAAAAAGAAGAAGGATGGGAACTGAGTATTGAACAGATGCTGCACATGGTACAGAAGTATGATGGTATTCCCGTTACTGAAGTACATATTGTAGGTGGTGTGCATCCTAAAATGGATCTGCAGTTTTTTGCTGATTTATTAAAAGCAATTAAAGATCACCGTCCTGAAATACATATCAAAGCATTTACTGCTGTTGAATATGATTATATGTTCCGCAAAGCAAAAGTGAGTGTGGAAGAAGGATTAAAAACACTCATCAGTCACGGACTGGATTCTATACCCGGTGGTGGTGCAGAAATTTTCCACCCCGAGATCCGTGAAAAAATATGTGCTGATAAAGTAGATGGAGATGGCTGGCTGAAGATTCATGAAACAGCACATAAGCTTGGGCTGCACAGTAATGCAACCATGCTCTACGGACATGTTGAAAAATACTGGCACCGCATTGATCATATGAACCGCTTACGCAATCTGCAGGATGAAACAAATGGTTTCCAGACTTTCATTCCGCTGAAGTTCCGTAACATGGATAATGATATGAGCCATATTGCAGAAAGTACTGTAGTGGAAGACATGAAGATGTATGCCATTGCAAGATTGTTCTTAGACAACTTCCCTCACCTGAAAGCATACTGGCCAATGCTTGGAAGACATAATGCACAGATGACTTTATCTTTTGGAGTAAATGATATTGACGGAACAATTGATGATACCACAAAAATTTACAGCATGGCTGGCAGCGAAGAACAATCACCTGCTATGACCACTGAACAATTGGTGGCATTGATTAAACAGGTAAAACGCAAACCCGTTGAACGTGATACATTGTATAATGTAGTGAAAGATTACAGTGAAGTTGAGTTGGCCGGAGAAACAGGTTTTTCTACAAACTGA
- a CDS encoding SRPBCC domain-containing protein — MEKLRFSTSINAPKEKVWNVLWDENSYRKWTSAFTEGSHAVTDNWKEGTKVLFLDPKGQGMVSMVAVNKPNEFMSFKHLGEVMNGIEDTTSERVKVWSGSEENYTLKEAGNKTELHIDMDITEEFKDMFENIWPKALENVKQLAEQ; from the coding sequence ATGGAAAAGCTTCGTTTCTCAACCAGCATTAATGCCCCAAAAGAAAAAGTGTGGAATGTTCTTTGGGATGAAAACAGTTACAGAAAATGGACCAGTGCATTTACAGAAGGTTCTCATGCTGTAACTGATAACTGGAAAGAAGGAACCAAGGTTTTATTTCTTGATCCGAAAGGACAGGGTATGGTGAGCATGGTGGCAGTAAATAAGCCAAATGAATTTATGTCGTTCAAGCATTTGGGTGAAGTAATGAATGGAATTGAAGACACAACCAGTGAAAGAGTAAAAGTATGGTCGGGTTCAGAAGAAAATTATACACTGAAAGAAGCCGGCAATAAAACAGAGTTACATATTGATATGGATATCACCGAAGAATTTAAAGATATGTTTGAAAACATCTGGCCAAAAGCACTGGAAAATGTAAAACAACTGGCAGAACAATAG
- a CDS encoding SRPBCC family protein, whose translation METGTSITVEATVQAPVEKVWSFYTSPEHIKKWNNASPDWHTPHAENDLRVGGKFLSRMEAKDGSFGFDFWGIYDEVKSNELIAYTLGDNRKAKILFNSSGNSTVVTVTFEAETENSIELQKGGWQSILDNFKKYTEANA comes from the coding sequence ATGGAAACAGGAACATCAATCACAGTAGAAGCAACCGTACAGGCACCGGTTGAAAAAGTATGGTCATTCTATACATCTCCCGAACACATTAAAAAATGGAACAACGCTTCCCCCGACTGGCATACACCTCATGCAGAAAATGATTTACGGGTGGGAGGAAAATTCCTTTCACGCATGGAAGCAAAAGATGGAAGTTTCGGTTTCGATTTCTGGGGAATCTATGATGAAGTAAAATCAAATGAACTGATTGCTTACACATTGGGCGATAACAGAAAAGCAAAGATCTTATTTAACAGCAGTGGCAATTCAACAGTTGTAACAGTAACCTTTGAAGCCGAAACTGAAAATTCAATTGAATTGCAAAAGGGAGGATGGCAGAGCATTCTTGATAATTTCAAAAAGTATACAGAAGCAAATGCATAA
- a CDS encoding leucyl/phenylalanyl-tRNA--protein transferase: protein MSLQVLTDKLWFPPVEQSAADGLLAIGGDLSTERLLLAYRSGIFPWYNDDEPPLWWSPDPRFVIFPEELYVSKSMQQLFTRRSFKITMNKAFTEVIRNCGRQKRRGQNGTWITAEIEDAYTQLHKLGYAVSVEAWKDNNLVGGLYGIRMGKLFFGESMFAKVSNASKYAFIAFVQHLQKEGVVLIDCQVYTEHLESLGARMIDRNEFIELVKENL from the coding sequence ATGTCTTTACAGGTATTAACAGATAAGCTTTGGTTTCCCCCAGTTGAACAATCTGCAGCAGATGGTTTGCTGGCAATTGGTGGCGATCTGAGTACTGAACGTTTGTTACTTGCCTACCGCAGTGGTATATTTCCATGGTATAATGATGATGAACCACCACTCTGGTGGAGTCCCGATCCACGGTTTGTAATATTTCCTGAAGAATTATATGTTAGTAAAAGTATGCAGCAACTGTTCACTCGAAGATCGTTTAAGATTACCATGAACAAAGCTTTTACAGAAGTGATCCGTAACTGCGGCAGACAAAAACGTAGAGGACAAAACGGAACATGGATCACTGCTGAAATTGAAGATGCCTATACTCAACTGCACAAACTCGGTTATGCAGTAAGTGTGGAAGCATGGAAGGATAACAACCTGGTTGGTGGTTTATATGGCATCCGCATGGGCAAGCTTTTCTTTGGTGAAAGCATGTTTGCGAAAGTGAGTAATGCCAGCAAGTATGCATTCATTGCATTTGTGCAGCATTTACAAAAGGAAGGCGTTGTATTAATCGACTGCCAGGTTTACACTGAACATTTGGAAAGTTTGGGCGCAAGAATGATTGACAGAAATGAGTTTATTGAACTGGTGAAAGAAAATCTTTAA
- a CDS encoding VOC family protein, protein MKQINSYLTLNGNCREVMTFYKDCLGGELNFQTIGESPLADKMPAQMKDCILHSTLTSGSATLMASDMVGENGLTKGNSVSLILNCSSEEEIKTLYTKLSEGGKQDHPLELSFWGALFGDLTDKFGHHWLLHYDQLTNKQ, encoded by the coding sequence ATGAAACAGATCAACTCTTATCTTACTTTAAATGGTAACTGCAGGGAAGTAATGACTTTTTATAAAGATTGCTTAGGCGGTGAGCTCAATTTTCAAACCATTGGCGAATCGCCGCTGGCTGATAAAATGCCTGCACAGATGAAGGACTGCATCCTGCATTCAACCTTAACCAGTGGATCAGCCACCCTTATGGCTTCTGATATGGTAGGCGAAAACGGCTTAACCAAAGGAAATTCAGTTTCACTGATTCTCAATTGCAGCAGCGAAGAAGAAATAAAAACGCTTTATACAAAATTATCGGAAGGAGGTAAACAGGATCATCCCTTAGAACTCAGTTTCTGGGGTGCATTATTTGGTGACCTTACTGATAAGTTTGGTCATCACTGGTTACTGCATTATGATCAACTGACAAATAAACAATAA
- a CDS encoding DUF4349 domain-containing protein codes for MRYIHFIFIAFLFLACGRSESLKYKTEAVAFAAPDTKQEEQKEQTAVADTAASFSPPQPGEPEQTKQSPNPSQSPASKPDWNRKIIKTAALNVEVKDYQKFNQLVHSAANQFAGYIADEQQTETEYKIENIITIKVPVDQFQSAVDFLTRGDGKINEKKISSEDVTTQYVDTKSRLEAKKQVRLRYLDLLKQAKNMEEILQVQNEINEIQEEIESAAGRINYLSNASAMSIINLTFYQVVNASAKDADHAGFWTKTKEAFASGWNGLGDVLVGIVYIWPLLIGIVLAVFLIKRISLKKKNTTQG; via the coding sequence ATGAGATACATTCATTTCATCTTCATCGCCTTTTTATTTTTAGCATGCGGCCGTTCTGAATCTTTGAAATACAAAACAGAAGCTGTAGCATTTGCTGCACCTGATACAAAGCAGGAAGAGCAGAAAGAGCAAACGGCTGTTGCAGATACGGCAGCTTCCTTTTCACCTCCTCAGCCTGGAGAACCGGAACAAACAAAGCAATCACCAAATCCTTCTCAATCACCAGCAAGCAAACCCGACTGGAACAGGAAGATCATCAAGACAGCAGCGCTGAATGTTGAAGTAAAAGACTATCAAAAATTCAATCAGCTGGTTCATTCAGCCGCCAATCAATTCGCTGGATATATTGCAGATGAACAGCAAACTGAAACCGAATACAAAATTGAAAATATAATTACCATTAAAGTTCCGGTTGATCAGTTTCAATCGGCAGTGGATTTTCTTACAAGAGGTGACGGTAAGATCAATGAAAAGAAAATCAGTTCTGAAGATGTAACAACACAGTATGTAGATACAAAATCAAGACTGGAAGCAAAGAAGCAGGTTCGACTGCGTTATCTTGATCTGTTGAAGCAGGCAAAAAATATGGAAGAGATTCTGCAGGTGCAGAATGAGATCAATGAAATACAGGAAGAAATTGAAAGTGCTGCAGGAAGAATTAACTACCTGTCCAATGCATCAGCAATGAGCATCATCAACCTTACTTTTTACCAGGTGGTGAATGCTTCTGCAAAAGATGCTGATCATGCCGGCTTCTGGACAAAAACAAAAGAAGCATTTGCAAGCGGATGGAATGGTTTGGGTGATGTGTTGGTAGGCATCGTTTATATCTGGCCACTGCTGATTGGAATTGTACTTGCTGTATTTCTGATCAAACGAATTTCACTGAAAAAGAAAAACACAACACAGGGATAA
- a CDS encoding tetratricopeptide repeat protein has protein sequence MRLKPFFFIISLFSLLTSCKQTNEQLLDKAYNLNKQKKYDKAIEIYNEVINRNSKLQLAFYNRGFAYLQIKKYKEALADFNKVIALQTHGDFVISYNKDLPYPDEETRTQVSYHVALYQRAQVKYFMDSLRSSFTDFQRLVDDNYEEKSNCMSWQGTIYIRSGNTDKACEYFFKAKQFALNDEDRNDAEDMIKTYCGQTNNR, from the coding sequence ATGCGCCTCAAACCATTTTTTTTCATCATATCACTTTTTTCACTTCTTACCTCCTGTAAGCAGACCAATGAGCAATTGTTGGACAAGGCTTATAATCTTAATAAACAAAAGAAGTACGACAAAGCCATTGAAATTTATAACGAAGTAATTAATCGAAACAGTAAACTTCAATTAGCTTTTTATAACAGAGGGTTTGCTTATTTACAAATAAAAAAATATAAAGAAGCCCTAGCCGATTTCAATAAAGTAATAGCACTACAGACACATGGCGACTTTGTCATTAGCTACAACAAAGACCTGCCTTATCCAGACGAAGAAACAAGGACACAAGTGTCATATCATGTAGCTTTATACCAAAGAGCACAAGTAAAATATTTCATGGACAGTCTTAGAAGTTCATTTACGGACTTTCAGAGACTAGTTGACGACAATTATGAAGAGAAAAGTAATTGTATGTCTTGGCAAGGAACGATTTACATAAGAAGTGGCAACACTGACAAAGCATGTGAGTACTTTTTTAAAGCAAAACAATTTGCATTGAATGACGAAGACAGAAACGATGCAGAAGATATGATAAAAACCTATTGCGGACAGACAAACAACCGCTAA
- a CDS encoding helix-turn-helix domain-containing protein: MKNVSILVPESSVMQAIADPQYLFSAVNQFLAASGKEPLFHVELVGATKEVKINEGIFSVHTDKQLKDVKKTDIVFIPALFGDMQTAIDKNKILIPWINEQYENGAEVASLCVGAFLLASTGLLNGKKCSTHWGFQNEFREMFPEVEVIDGSIITEEHRLYSSGGANSYWNLLLHLVEKYTDRETAVLASKYFAVDIDRDSQTAFAMFKVQKNHSDAAIKKAQEYIEQHISDKIAVDELADLVAVGRRSFERRFKQATNNSVLEYIHRIKIEAAKRSFETSRKNMNEVMFDVGYTDTKAFRTVFKKVTGLTPIEYRNKYNKIPVKN, translated from the coding sequence ATGAAAAATGTGAGCATTCTTGTTCCGGAAAGTTCGGTCATGCAGGCCATTGCTGATCCTCAGTATTTATTTTCTGCCGTTAACCAGTTCCTGGCAGCATCCGGTAAAGAACCACTGTTTCATGTTGAATTGGTGGGAGCTACAAAAGAAGTAAAGATCAACGAAGGAATTTTTTCTGTACATACTGATAAGCAACTGAAAGACGTAAAGAAAACAGATATCGTTTTTATTCCTGCTTTGTTTGGTGATATGCAAACAGCCATTGACAAAAATAAAATACTGATACCCTGGATCAATGAACAGTATGAAAATGGTGCAGAGGTTGCTTCTCTCTGCGTAGGAGCTTTCTTACTTGCTTCAACAGGTTTGCTCAACGGGAAAAAATGTTCAACACACTGGGGCTTTCAAAATGAGTTCAGGGAAATGTTTCCTGAAGTAGAAGTAATTGATGGAAGCATTATTACTGAAGAACATCGTCTTTATTCAAGTGGCGGCGCCAACTCTTACTGGAACCTGCTTTTGCATTTGGTTGAAAAATATACCGACAGGGAAACAGCAGTACTGGCTTCTAAATATTTTGCAGTTGATATTGACAGAGACAGTCAAACAGCATTTGCTATGTTCAAAGTGCAAAAGAATCATTCAGATGCTGCCATTAAAAAAGCGCAGGAATATATTGAACAGCATATCAGTGATAAAATTGCAGTTGATGAATTAGCCGATCTTGTTGCTGTTGGCCGCAGAAGTTTTGAGCGCCGGTTTAAACAGGCAACTAATAATTCAGTGCTGGAATATATTCACCGCATTAAGATAGAAGCGGCCAAGCGCAGTTTTGAAACAAGCCGAAAAAATATGAATGAAGTAATGTTTGATGTGGGCTATACCGATACAAAAGCATTCAGAACCGTGTTTAAAAAAGTAACAGGGTTAACACCCATTGAATACAGGAATAAGTACAATAAAATTCCGGTGAAGAATTAG
- a CDS encoding GIY-YIG nuclease family protein — protein sequence MYSFYILFSASANKYYIGHTGDQMEERLRKHNSNHKGFTGGIGDWVIAYTKIYLTKSEAYKRERDVKKWKSRKLIEELIANEG from the coding sequence ATGTACAGTTTCTATATTTTATTCTCTGCTTCTGCCAACAAATACTACATTGGTCATACCGGTGATCAGATGGAGGAACGACTTCGTAAGCATAATTCCAATCACAAAGGATTTACAGGTGGTATCGGCGATTGGGTTATTGCTTATACCAAAATCTATTTAACAAAGAGTGAGGCTTACAAAAGAGAACGGGATGTAAAAAAATGGAAAAGTAGAAAACTTATTGAAGAACTTATTGCTAATGAAGGATAA
- a CDS encoding ATP-dependent Clp protease adaptor ClpS produces the protein MIKFSTHTKELIETDVLTDVENPCHLIMWNDEVNTFEWVIETLVDVCGHSPEQAEQCAWFIHTKGKYAVKNGSYDDLKPLCDAITDRGIGATVEVVA, from the coding sequence ATGATCAAATTCTCCACACATACCAAAGAACTGATTGAAACAGATGTACTCACAGATGTTGAAAATCCCTGTCACTTAATCATGTGGAATGATGAGGTAAATACCTTTGAATGGGTGATAGAAACACTGGTTGATGTATGCGGACATTCACCCGAACAGGCTGAACAATGTGCCTGGTTTATTCATACAAAAGGCAAGTATGCTGTTAAGAATGGTTCTTATGATGATTTGAAACCTTTATGCGATGCAATTACAGACAGGGGCATTGGCGCAACAGTTGAAGTGGTTGCCTGA
- a CDS encoding VOC family protein, with protein sequence MVLNNNTCKKITPFLWFDGNAEEAVDFYISVFKDGKKTGAAPGPGGKPLTVVFQINGQDFIALNGGPMFKFTEAISFVVSCETQEEIDELWGKLTANGGLESMCGWLKDKYGLSWQIVPPVLGKLLSDKDSVKAGRVMQAMLKMKKIIIADLENA encoded by the coding sequence ATCGTCTTAAATAATAATACATGCAAAAAGATCACTCCTTTCTTATGGTTCGACGGTAATGCGGAAGAAGCCGTTGATTTCTATATCTCTGTTTTTAAAGATGGTAAAAAAACAGGCGCAGCGCCGGGGCCGGGAGGCAAGCCATTAACAGTAGTCTTTCAAATCAATGGGCAGGATTTTATTGCATTAAATGGTGGCCCGATGTTTAAATTCACAGAAGCCATTTCGTTTGTGGTGAGTTGTGAAACACAGGAGGAAATTGATGAGCTCTGGGGAAAGCTTACAGCCAATGGCGGACTGGAAAGTATGTGCGGCTGGTTAAAAGATAAGTATGGTTTATCCTGGCAAATTGTACCACCTGTACTTGGAAAATTATTGAGTGATAAAGATTCTGTAAAAGCAGGACGGGTAATGCAGGCTATGCTGAAAATGAAAAAAATTATTATCGCTGATTTAGAGAATGCTTAA